In Arsenicicoccus dermatophilus, a genomic segment contains:
- a CDS encoding polysaccharide deacetylase family protein, protein MVRPRPAALLAAVALSLGVAGIAGCDVPSRASAPARTTTGPAVRTTVARGPGSADAVGVLATTAGWESGPRIPALAVPGVVYHQDSSESTDHPYAMRWPQVPSATALNQAVQARVDALRKEHLDLEDGEAELHVNGAVVAWSAQVVAVRLTALVPQGAKAAVTHTTTYGDRGGSWVASSQDLIAPSQRDTLLSVVRRQLALTDELKDTTAQDALTDITVTPQGGLRVVLDEGAVASLDRGILTTEIPAAQAAPMLSDRGREVVAAVRTAPAPVTTTAADTTTSAPEQPSSPVVPAPAASAVDCRQLSCVALTFDDGPGPYTAQLLDELSAAGVRATFFALGQNVQAQPDVVRRAVSMGMVVGNHTWDHRDMRRLGEPQQRREIEDTDRVLGAITGAPGPTLVRPPYGSFDATTKALGHPLVLWDVDTEDWKNRDVAETTRRAVEGARAGSIVLMHDIHPSTVKAVPGIVKALKEKGLTLVTVPELMGPMAPGSVIFRQARGH, encoded by the coding sequence ATGGTCCGACCCCGTCCTGCAGCACTTCTCGCGGCTGTGGCCCTCTCCCTCGGCGTCGCGGGCATCGCCGGGTGCGACGTGCCGTCCAGGGCGAGCGCTCCTGCCCGGACCACCACGGGCCCGGCGGTGCGCACGACCGTGGCCAGGGGCCCAGGGTCCGCGGACGCGGTGGGGGTCCTCGCCACCACGGCCGGCTGGGAGAGCGGGCCCCGCATCCCCGCGCTCGCGGTTCCGGGGGTCGTATACCACCAGGACTCCAGCGAGAGCACGGACCACCCCTATGCCATGCGGTGGCCGCAGGTCCCGTCGGCGACCGCTCTCAACCAGGCAGTCCAGGCGCGGGTGGACGCGCTGCGCAAGGAGCACCTGGACCTGGAGGACGGTGAGGCGGAGCTGCACGTCAACGGCGCTGTCGTCGCCTGGTCCGCCCAGGTCGTCGCGGTGCGGCTGACCGCCCTGGTCCCGCAGGGGGCCAAGGCGGCGGTCACGCACACGACGACCTATGGCGACCGTGGCGGCTCGTGGGTGGCGTCCTCCCAGGACCTGATCGCCCCGTCGCAGCGCGACACCCTGCTGTCCGTCGTGCGGCGGCAGCTCGCGCTGACCGACGAGCTGAAGGACACCACGGCGCAGGACGCGCTCACCGACATCACCGTGACCCCTCAGGGCGGACTGCGGGTGGTCCTGGACGAGGGAGCCGTGGCCTCGCTGGACCGCGGGATCCTCACGACCGAGATCCCTGCGGCGCAGGCGGCCCCGATGCTGTCCGACCGGGGCCGGGAGGTCGTCGCCGCCGTGCGGACCGCCCCCGCGCCGGTGACGACCACCGCGGCGGACACCACCACCTCGGCACCGGAGCAGCCCTCGAGCCCGGTCGTCCCGGCGCCCGCTGCGAGCGCGGTCGACTGTCGGCAGCTCTCCTGCGTGGCGCTGACCTTCGACGACGGTCCGGGACCGTACACCGCCCAGCTGCTGGACGAGCTGTCGGCCGCGGGGGTCCGAGCCACCTTCTTCGCCCTCGGCCAGAACGTGCAGGCCCAACCCGACGTCGTCCGCCGGGCCGTGTCGATGGGGATGGTTGTCGGCAACCACACGTGGGACCACCGGGACATGCGTCGCCTCGGCGAGCCCCAGCAGAGGCGGGAGATCGAGGACACCGACCGGGTGCTGGGTGCGATCACGGGGGCGCCCGGTCCCACCCTGGTCCGTCCGCCCTACGGCTCCTTCGACGCCACCACCAAGGCCCTCGGTCATCCCCTCGTCCTGTGGGACGTGGACACGGAGGACTGGAAGAACCGGGACGTGGCCGAGACGACGCGGCGGGCGGTCGAGGGCGCTCGGGCAGGGTCGATCGTGCTGATGCACGACATCCATCCCAGCACCGTCAAGGCCGTCCCGGGCATCGTGAAGGCGCTCAAGGAGAAGGGGCTGACCCTCGTCACCGTCCCTGAGCTGATGGGTCCCATGGCTCCCGGTTCCGTGATCTTCCGTCAGGCACGGGGGCACTGA
- the fmt gene encoding methionyl-tRNA formyltransferase — protein sequence MRVVFAGTPAVAVPSLEALLGSSHDVVAVLTRPDARAGRGRTLVSSPVRQAAEAAGVPVLTPTSLRAPEVQQALRDLAPDCCPVVAYGTLVPPEALGIPTAGWVNLHFSLLPAWRGAAPVQRAVMAGDEITGATTFLLEAGLDTGPVLGRMTEAVRPDDTSGALLERLAVAGSGLLVETLDAIEARTITAVPQTEDGVSHAPKITVDDARVDWARPAFAVDRRVRGCTPAPGAWTTFRGERLGLGVVSVDQRPDLRAGEIEAGKREVWVGTATAAVRLSTVRPQGKKEMAAADWARGVRITVEDVMGR from the coding sequence ATGCGCGTCGTCTTCGCCGGCACCCCGGCCGTCGCCGTCCCGAGCCTGGAGGCGCTGCTGGGCTCGTCGCACGACGTGGTGGCCGTCCTCACCCGCCCCGACGCGCGGGCCGGACGCGGCCGCACGCTCGTGTCGTCCCCGGTGCGGCAGGCCGCCGAGGCGGCAGGCGTGCCCGTCCTCACGCCCACCTCGCTGCGCGCCCCCGAGGTCCAGCAGGCGCTGCGGGACCTCGCCCCCGACTGCTGCCCGGTCGTGGCCTACGGCACCCTCGTGCCACCCGAGGCGCTCGGCATACCGACCGCAGGGTGGGTCAACCTGCACTTCTCGCTGCTGCCCGCCTGGCGCGGCGCCGCCCCCGTGCAGCGCGCCGTCATGGCCGGCGACGAGATCACCGGCGCCACGACCTTCCTGCTCGAGGCGGGGCTGGACACCGGGCCCGTGCTCGGCCGGATGACCGAGGCCGTGCGCCCCGACGACACGAGCGGGGCGTTGCTGGAGAGGTTGGCCGTCGCCGGCTCCGGGCTGCTCGTGGAGACCCTCGACGCCATCGAGGCGCGCACCATCACGGCGGTGCCGCAGACCGAGGACGGCGTCTCCCACGCCCCCAAGATCACCGTCGACGACGCACGCGTGGACTGGGCACGACCGGCCTTCGCCGTGGACCGGCGGGTCCGCGGCTGCACGCCCGCGCCCGGCGCCTGGACGACCTTCCGCGGGGAGCGTCTCGGCCTCGGTGTCGTCTCCGTCGACCAGCGACCCGACCTGCGCGCCGGGGAGATCGAGGCCGGCAAGCGTGAGGTGTGGGTCGGCACCGCCACCGCCGCGGTGCGCCTGTCCACCGTGCGTCCCCAGGGCAAGAAGGAGATGGCCGCCGCCGACTGGGCACGGGGTGTGCGCATCACCGTCGAGGACGTGATGGGTCGATGA
- a CDS encoding alpha/beta hydrolase, with protein MSSTPSLSPARTRRPGRAMAVSGVVLVSLGLLPGAVAAPAPTAAPTDAPAAPSPLAKGLPSLWPEAGAPIPAVPTISWKPCEEASQQKLGLQCATAKVPLDYAHPSKASILLNLVRHKATAPKSKGAVFVNPGGPGNAATDSMGRFLEVLGKPVTSQYDVIGMDPRGIGVDSLAACWSSKEAPDKPAGFPVTQAEAKQQIARDTFERKACDKVGHPIIDHMTTGDVARDMDLVRQAVGDSKMSYYGVSYGTVLGATYAAMFPTKVRGLVLDGVVNPVDWTTGQGDQGTRIPSSMRTGSGVGADESLKAAFAACAAAGKSRCRHGATIAKEWDQLIATLSKGPVTSGGATYTKADTITSVMPSLYDAAAIPALLDWIHDEYLAVVKKSARKVNKPRVEGLVPPGLGTPKPGPAKPGPVVSPTTGNSDDSVWRDTFKQAGVICSDAVNPKDPMVWHQTATAAAKTSWFAPLWVWQSSLCAGWPGSHADAYWGPFDVKPAHPLLVVGNIHDPATPYANAKAVAAMSPGARLLTVDTFGHAAGDQSPCATKAMQDYLLTGALPAPGTVCKPAKPLF; from the coding sequence ATGAGCTCCACACCTTCCCTCTCTCCGGCACGCACCCGCCGTCCTGGGCGCGCCATGGCCGTATCGGGCGTCGTGCTCGTCAGCCTCGGGCTGCTCCCGGGCGCCGTGGCCGCGCCTGCGCCCACGGCCGCGCCCACGGACGCACCTGCGGCTCCCTCCCCGCTCGCCAAGGGCCTGCCCTCGCTCTGGCCCGAGGCCGGTGCTCCGATCCCGGCAGTGCCGACCATCTCGTGGAAGCCGTGCGAGGAGGCCAGCCAGCAGAAGCTGGGGCTGCAGTGCGCCACGGCCAAGGTTCCCCTGGACTACGCCCACCCGAGCAAGGCCAGCATCCTGCTCAACCTGGTCCGGCACAAGGCCACGGCCCCGAAGTCCAAGGGTGCGGTCTTCGTCAACCCCGGTGGCCCGGGCAACGCCGCGACCGACAGCATGGGACGGTTCCTGGAGGTGCTGGGCAAGCCGGTCACCTCGCAGTACGACGTGATCGGGATGGATCCCCGCGGCATCGGGGTCGACAGCCTCGCCGCGTGCTGGAGCAGCAAGGAGGCACCGGACAAGCCTGCGGGCTTCCCCGTCACGCAGGCCGAGGCCAAGCAGCAGATCGCGCGCGACACCTTCGAGCGCAAGGCCTGCGACAAGGTCGGGCACCCCATCATCGACCACATGACCACCGGGGACGTCGCGCGGGACATGGACCTGGTGCGACAGGCCGTGGGGGACTCCAAGATGTCCTACTACGGCGTGTCGTACGGCACCGTCCTGGGGGCCACCTACGCAGCGATGTTCCCCACGAAGGTCCGTGGCCTGGTGCTGGACGGCGTGGTCAACCCGGTGGACTGGACCACCGGTCAGGGCGACCAGGGGACGCGGATCCCCAGCAGCATGCGCACCGGGTCCGGGGTCGGGGCGGACGAGTCCTTGAAGGCGGCCTTCGCGGCCTGTGCCGCGGCGGGCAAGTCCCGGTGCCGTCACGGGGCGACCATCGCCAAGGAGTGGGACCAGCTGATCGCCACGCTGTCGAAGGGGCCGGTGACCTCCGGGGGGGCGACATACACCAAGGCCGACACGATCACCTCGGTGATGCCGAGCCTGTATGACGCGGCCGCCATCCCGGCCCTGCTGGACTGGATCCACGACGAGTACCTCGCCGTGGTCAAGAAGTCGGCGCGCAAGGTCAACAAGCCGCGCGTCGAGGGCCTGGTGCCGCCGGGGCTGGGCACCCCGAAGCCGGGGCCCGCGAAGCCGGGGCCGGTGGTCAGCCCGACCACGGGCAACAGCGACGACTCGGTATGGCGGGATACCTTCAAGCAGGCCGGGGTGATCTGCTCCGACGCCGTCAACCCCAAGGACCCGATGGTCTGGCACCAGACGGCGACGGCCGCCGCCAAGACGTCGTGGTTCGCCCCCCTGTGGGTCTGGCAGAGCTCCCTGTGCGCGGGGTGGCCGGGATCGCACGCGGACGCCTACTGGGGTCCCTTCGACGTGAAGCCGGCTCACCCGCTCCTCGTGGTGGGCAACATCCACGACCCCGCCACGCCCTATGCCAACGCCAAGGCGGTAGCGGCGATGTCGCCCGGGGCGCGCCTGCTGACCGTCGACACCTTCGGCCACGCCGCAGGGGACCAGAGCCCGTGCGCGACCAAGGCGATGCAGGACTACCTGCTCACCGGAGCGCTGCCGGCGCCGGGGACGGTCTGCAAGCCCGCCAAGCCGTTGTTCTGA
- a CDS encoding RNA polymerase sigma factor, which translates to MTLRGASAAEVAVHDAYRAHYGMLAGWAARLVDDPDLGHDLATEAFVRLLHHIDSVSEPRAWLYTTTGNLVRDHWRKRGREAEAYEKIHHAPGAPQPDGACVLTVRDAVLSLPDRLRMVVLLHYFADLPVAVVAQQLGKSTGAVKRDLYDARGRLAPLLDGVR; encoded by the coding sequence GTGACGCTCCGCGGCGCCAGCGCGGCCGAGGTCGCGGTGCACGATGCCTACCGGGCGCACTACGGGATGCTCGCCGGCTGGGCGGCGCGGCTGGTGGACGATCCGGACCTGGGGCACGACCTCGCGACCGAGGCCTTCGTGCGGCTGCTGCACCACATCGACTCGGTGTCCGAGCCCCGGGCCTGGCTGTACACCACCACCGGCAACCTGGTCCGTGACCACTGGCGCAAGCGTGGCCGGGAGGCCGAGGCCTACGAGAAGATCCACCACGCCCCCGGGGCTCCGCAGCCGGACGGTGCCTGCGTGCTCACCGTCCGGGACGCCGTCCTGTCGCTGCCCGACCGCCTGCGCATGGTGGTCCTGCTGCACTACTTCGCCGACCTGCCCGTGGCCGTCGTCGCCCAGCAGCTCGGGAAGTCCACCGGTGCCGTCAAGCGTGATCTCTACGACGCCCGCGGCCGCCTGGCCCCTCTCCTGGACGGTGTGCGATGA